The Taeniopygia guttata chromosome 4A, bTaeGut7.mat, whole genome shotgun sequence genome has a segment encoding these proteins:
- the LOC115495264 gene encoding tumor necrosis factor ligand superfamily member 10: MAPHPPSAGQYLRSDSGGSDTPMLAEGPAAGPAPGDCPGAGAGPEGGPGAARGQRRRRCGPLWGSVAVMAILALQIASTTGLFVYFTMAISKLKSQAPGSAEELRCLQALNQQLEGSSLEKLSSSQGCLKLASTIKAYVATVTENIIRRSVVKEAWRSYFNTSEGQLPPKIAGKPSAHLTLRPQSLAQDGRSQRSGNLSQSCRHAITHWGHSSLLSHVQNMTYRAGRLRVEQPGKYYVYSQIYFRYRGAGRDSGPQLVQCIQWQPAHSPPVLLLKGVGTKCWAPEADYGLHALYQGGLFELKAGDELFVSVSSLAIDSNDAAASYFGAFRLDL, from the exons ATGGCCCCGCACCCGCCCAGCGCCGGGCAGTACCTGCGCTCCGACAGCGGCGGCTCCGACACGCCGATGCTGGCCGAGGGTCCCGCTGCCGGGCCCGCTCCCGGTGactgtcccggtgccggtgccggtccgGAGGGCGGCCCCGGTGCGGCTcgggggcagcggcggcggcggtgcgGACCGCTGTGGGGCAGCGTGGCCGTCATGGCTATCCTGGCGCTGCAGATCGCCTCCACCACCGGCCTCTTCGTCTACTTCACCATGGCCATCTCTAAG CTGAAATCCCAGGCTCCAGGCAGCGCAGAGGAGCTGCGGTGTCTGCAGGCGCTCAACCAGCAGCTCGAGGgttccagcctggagaagctgagcagcagccagggctgcctcaAGCTGGCCAGCACCATCAAAGCCTATGTGGCCACG GTGACCGAGAACATCATCCGCAGGAGCGTGGTGAAGG AGGCCTGGCGGAGCTACTTCAACACCTCAGAGGGGCAACTTCCTCCCAAAATAGCTGGGAAACCCTCAGCACATCTCACCCTCCGCCCACAGAGCCTGGCTCAGGATG GACGCTCCCAGCGCTCCGGGAACCTGTCGCAGTCGTGCCGCCACGCCATCACGCACTGGGGgcacagcagcctcctctcccACGTGCAGAACATGACGTACCGCGCCGGGCGGCTGCGCGTGGAGCAGCCGGGCAAGTACTACGTGTACTCGCAGATCTATTTCCGCTACCGCGGCGCGGGCCGCGACTCGGGCCCTCAGCTCGTGCAGTGCATCCAGTGGCAGCCGGCCCACAGCCCGCCCGTGCTGCTGCTCAAGGGCGTGGGCACCAAGTGCTGGGCGCCCGAGGCTGACTACGGGCTCCACGCGCTCTACCAGGGCGGACTCTTCGAGCTCAAGGCCGGGGACGAGCTCTTCGTCTCCGTCTCCTCCTTGGCCATCGACTCCAATGATGCAGCAGCCAGTTACTTCGGGGCCTTCCGGCTCGACCTGTGA